Proteins encoded together in one Chryseobacterium sp. G0201 window:
- a CDS encoding DUF4138 domain-containing protein, whose product MRTLLYTLLIFAAQFFTAQTATKEQIISDLPEIEITEGINLHIISPEPIQYVDLSTEKLTGDLPATNIARIKITDHPDSDEKGKIKIPSVLFNGDKIGVITVVAQSFIAQYKVVYRNQDNLNTITNIHIQPEAMQPIEFEKMVFSDLELRKFAMDIIQKKSEKNPIREEKNLKLSFQLNNVYVISDYIFLDMTIKNNSNLSYDIEDLKFSLEDKKIHKATNNQSVGLTPILQLNPQKHFRKNFRNIYVFKKFTYPNSKVMMIRLIEEQLSGRTIEMKVNYSEILKADTF is encoded by the coding sequence ATGAGAACTTTATTATACACCCTTTTAATTTTCGCAGCTCAATTTTTCACAGCTCAAACAGCAACCAAGGAACAGATTATTTCCGACTTACCGGAAATTGAAATTACCGAAGGGATCAATCTGCATATTATTTCGCCTGAGCCCATTCAGTATGTGGATCTTTCAACAGAAAAACTGACTGGAGATTTACCAGCCACAAATATTGCCAGGATAAAAATCACAGACCATCCTGATTCTGACGAGAAGGGAAAAATCAAAATACCATCGGTTCTTTTTAATGGAGATAAAATCGGAGTGATAACCGTCGTTGCTCAATCTTTCATCGCTCAGTACAAAGTTGTTTACAGAAATCAGGACAACCTAAACACAATTACCAATATCCATATTCAACCCGAAGCGATGCAACCCATTGAGTTTGAAAAAATGGTTTTTTCAGATCTTGAATTAAGAAAATTCGCAATGGACATTATTCAGAAAAAATCTGAGAAAAATCCGATAAGGGAAGAAAAAAATCTCAAACTAAGCTTTCAGCTCAATAATGTCTATGTAATAAGCGACTATATTTTTTTAGATATGACCATCAAAAACAATTCTAATCTGAGCTATGACATTGAGGATTTGAAATTCTCCTTAGAAGATAAAAAAATCCATAAAGCAACTAATAACCAAAGTGTAGGTCTTACCCCAATTTTACAACTCAATCCTCAAAAACATTTCAGAAAGAATTTCAGAAACATTTATGTTTTCAAAAAATTCACCTACCCGAACTCTAAAGTAATGATGATAAGATTAATTGAAGAACAACTCTCTGGACGCACCATCGAAATGAAAGTTAACTATTCTGAAATTCTTAAAGCCGATACCTTTTAA
- a CDS encoding type IV secretion system DNA-binding domain-containing protein → MQEQQHQIKIYGFLQKTVYAVVALDCASLFYLNGNVPVVSNLLKNFSKLSFIYPPINAKFATLILIGLVAVGTKAKKKKDLNISKEIIAPMILGLLMIFSSLVWQNEAGNEKLPRVFPGFNLYQVIYAVLSFLGAVILQMGADSISKLVQQKMGKDRWNVEEESFDQNRELVNTDTSINIPYIFRYNNKTYEGYINIDPFRGTMVIGTPGSGKSFGVINPAIRQMIAKGFCLCIYDFKFPDLAQIAYYHYLLKKSKEADYGYNFHVINLNEVEKSKRVNPFHKKYIQTLAEAQEMAESMVSSLQKGGSSSGGGSEAFFTQSAINFLSSCIYFFATFENGKYSDLPHILSFMNRSYKEIFDTLFTNEEIFSLLSPFKTAYDNKAFDQLEGQIGTLKIFLSRLATKESFWVFSGDEVELKITDRDNPSIIILASDPGTQDINSALYSSVLNRTLRLINSKHNLPGGIIADEFPTIYIHKIDNIVATARSNKVAVMLGLQEIPQLRQFYKKEVADTISAIVGNILSGSARDKNTLDWLEKLFGKIKQKSYSQSISQQGTTTSINEKMDNMIPAGKIAALKTGEMVGMIAQGVENDAEEYKTSAVSGKINLDKKTIQEEEKNYVKMPSYYSFVDKKGVNRKEEVLMTNFRKINKEVELIVNENIKAA, encoded by the coding sequence ATGCAAGAGCAACAACACCAAATAAAGATCTATGGCTTTTTACAAAAAACGGTGTACGCAGTCGTAGCACTCGATTGTGCTTCGCTTTTCTACCTTAATGGCAATGTTCCGGTAGTATCAAACTTGTTGAAGAATTTTTCAAAGCTGAGTTTTATTTACCCACCTATCAATGCCAAATTTGCAACATTGATTCTGATTGGATTAGTGGCTGTCGGAACAAAAGCCAAGAAAAAGAAAGACCTTAATATTAGTAAAGAGATTATTGCTCCTATGATTTTGGGATTGCTGATGATTTTTTCTTCACTGGTTTGGCAGAATGAAGCAGGAAATGAAAAACTTCCAAGAGTGTTTCCCGGATTCAATCTCTATCAGGTAATCTATGCAGTTCTTTCTTTTTTAGGAGCAGTTATACTTCAAATGGGTGCAGACAGTATTTCAAAACTGGTGCAGCAGAAAATGGGAAAAGACCGATGGAATGTTGAAGAAGAATCCTTCGATCAAAATAGAGAATTGGTGAACACTGATACTTCGATTAACATTCCTTATATCTTCAGATATAACAATAAGACTTATGAAGGGTATATTAATATTGATCCTTTTAGAGGAACGATGGTCATCGGAACACCAGGTTCTGGAAAGTCGTTTGGTGTCATCAATCCTGCCATAAGACAAATGATCGCCAAAGGTTTCTGTCTCTGCATCTACGATTTTAAATTTCCTGATCTAGCACAGATTGCATACTACCATTATTTGTTGAAAAAAAGTAAGGAAGCAGACTACGGTTACAATTTCCACGTCATTAATCTGAACGAGGTTGAAAAATCAAAACGAGTCAATCCATTTCATAAGAAGTACATCCAAACTTTAGCAGAAGCCCAGGAAATGGCAGAATCAATGGTTTCATCTTTGCAAAAAGGAGGTTCCAGTTCTGGAGGTGGTTCTGAAGCTTTCTTTACCCAATCTGCGATAAATTTCCTTTCGTCCTGCATTTATTTTTTTGCAACATTCGAAAATGGAAAATATTCTGATTTGCCTCATATTCTTTCCTTTATGAATAGAAGCTATAAAGAAATTTTCGACACGCTTTTTACCAATGAAGAAATTTTCTCTTTGCTGTCACCTTTCAAGACGGCCTATGACAACAAAGCATTTGACCAATTGGAAGGACAAATCGGAACACTCAAAATTTTCCTTTCAAGATTGGCAACTAAAGAAAGTTTTTGGGTGTTTTCAGGAGATGAAGTGGAATTGAAGATAACCGACAGAGATAATCCTTCTATTATTATTCTGGCATCAGACCCGGGAACACAGGATATTAATTCTGCATTGTATTCTTCGGTATTAAACAGGACTTTAAGATTGATCAATTCCAAACACAATTTGCCGGGAGGAATTATCGCAGACGAATTTCCGACGATTTACATTCATAAAATTGATAACATCGTAGCAACTGCAAGAAGCAATAAAGTCGCTGTAATGCTTGGACTTCAGGAAATTCCGCAGCTCAGACAGTTCTACAAAAAAGAAGTTGCTGATACAATTTCTGCCATTGTCGGAAATATTCTTTCCGGATCTGCCAGAGACAAAAATACATTGGATTGGTTGGAAAAACTTTTCGGAAAAATTAAGCAAAAATCATACTCACAATCCATTTCTCAGCAAGGAACAACCACCAGTATCAATGAAAAGATGGATAATATGATTCCGGCAGGTAAAATAGCAGCCTTGAAAACCGGAGAAATGGTAGGAATGATCGCACAGGGAGTAGAAAATGATGCTGAGGAGTACAAAACCTCTGCAGTCAGCGGTAAAATTAATTTGGATAAGAAAACCATTCAAGAAGAAGAAAAAAACTATGTGAAAATGCCCTCATATTACTCCTTTGTGGATAAAAAAGGAGTTAACCGAAAAGAAGAAGTGTTGATGACCAATTTTAGAAAAATCAATAAAGAAGTGGAACTCATTGTAAATGAAAATATAAAAGCTGCATAA
- a CDS encoding M23 family metallopeptidase, translating into MKKLKYIFTLMALSCSYLSFAQFNTITATIQKKSENPNVSEKSNIEETVQRKKAKKSWKQVLNITTKSDLKNETKGSTKWLTSQIDSLKMLMKEYSSVKEVQRNEFQKLKDSLMLLTQNKLEETKQTSKKQSFFSTYDLVEEPAAYFPKIVMPLKNKITITSSYGTRTHPIFGTKKMHNGIDLKASYENVYSVMDGIVTSAGWDSKGGGNYIKVKHFNRFETSYLHLSEIYYQIGERVKAGFIIGKSGNTGNSTGPHLHFSVKEFGQSINPSHFLNDLIKVNNLIANHYEH; encoded by the coding sequence ATGAAAAAACTAAAATACATATTTACTTTGATGGCATTGTCCTGCAGTTACTTATCATTTGCGCAATTCAATACGATTACAGCAACAATACAAAAGAAATCTGAAAATCCGAATGTATCAGAAAAATCTAATATCGAAGAAACGGTACAACGAAAGAAGGCTAAGAAATCTTGGAAGCAAGTTTTAAATATCACCACTAAATCAGATTTAAAAAATGAAACCAAAGGTTCGACGAAATGGCTAACGAGTCAAATCGATTCTTTGAAAATGTTGATGAAAGAGTATAGCAGTGTAAAAGAAGTACAAAGAAATGAGTTTCAAAAACTGAAAGATTCTTTGATGTTGCTAACACAGAATAAATTAGAAGAAACAAAGCAAACATCAAAAAAACAAAGCTTTTTCAGCACGTATGATTTGGTTGAAGAACCGGCAGCATATTTTCCAAAAATTGTAATGCCTCTTAAAAACAAGATCACCATTACATCTTCTTATGGGACAAGAACTCATCCTATTTTCGGAACAAAAAAAATGCACAATGGGATTGATTTAAAAGCCAGCTATGAAAATGTCTATTCTGTAATGGATGGAATCGTTACTTCAGCCGGATGGGATTCTAAAGGTGGAGGGAATTACATCAAGGTAAAACATTTTAACCGTTTTGAAACATCTTACCTGCATCTCTCAGAAATATATTATCAAATAGGAGAAAGAGTAAAAGCCGGCTTTATCATTGGAAAAAGCGGGAATACCGGAAACTCCACAGGTCCACATCTGCATTTTTCGGTAAAAGAATTCGGACAAAGCATCAACCCTTCTCATTTTTTAAATGACCTTATTAAAGTAAACAATTTAATAGCAAACCATTATGAACACTAA
- a CDS encoding Eco57I restriction-modification methylase domain-containing protein, whose translation MKDEDFFNEINDDISVVEGNKKELIVFTNSKDTLSFLELLQLNKQVNNRTLITLNSGSNSKKFLNRYQNYDGKMFLCLTGDRTGNAITRKILTEFNGKNIKDVRPLYEISENGNQDLTEYLQNKLKLQDKNTNLVEPKISENESNAIESGRTSDSQQVGNGTPEQNPGEPSPKIQSEQNGSYGSGQAVGSNNAGNGLASAERSNLGNRDRGRGSYDDSQQNNVGETQGRSVGGIVPGRTVSDRRRPDGGLSEISEESTNNVELDALISKYKGQKLNNDQVAEVVSAACFVSDNHKINLKENLNITYDLIEICSQFQSGGTAKEGRGILDEYYTQEKIVDSVHNLIKDHFKTQKEISVLEPSVGTGNFIYATHGLSVNSKITGFEINETTAKIAKILHPESDINLRSFETEFIDEKGNKKDFSQQYDLVIGNPPYGEHRGLYKGLGEEPKISKYEDYFVKRSLDSLKPNGVLAMVLPSGWLNRQKNLQNASVLEGFRLPNGAFAGTQIGTDIIILRKNTQNISTDISNYFENNPTRILGETREKTNRFGRLEKYIHGNLDEALFKIEQFKNRNETQRIGNLFEDLFLEEEPKAENKVPVPKKGSAEIEDSTRITNQNENELNVRETQEKIDQVLSKLNDIKFKSPTITTEISKYQKLREDLITKPKSFSDEKLKELIEKSDRIISIYNTKNQNEYKLQTKPEIKKGVLKYQFSKQDEIVNTSLQNSSDITKEQIEAFRDTSYDGTLNNRGKHHQFANFIDGNWVHDFYYTEGNIYAKLEQLERDFCRSSASNFLINDKIGAGTAGQYEKQKALLENVLPKAKSLDEIYISPNHEFVHKFELGQIEKDQYNHVTKRTESVIVDYNLAERFKDFLGTLSSEAFAGSSAWEVKSFVDNETVTGSDKERNALVRERRKAAANDLFYKFVREELSDDIRNRFVKDFNRNYNNIYVPDYSKFPLFSRIYLHFRGQELRLTEVQKAGIGRQTTKGVGLLAHEVGFGKTLSGILSMHEAMERGNAKRPIIVVPNDSILKQWVETIFETIPNGKVNVLGNLGKDYDLSKFDNKDGEITIVTYEGFNNIGFSSEITEELSSKFSYISANEMKGITNTERDLQIELQKEKEIEGKMKRGKIYDWEDFGFDHLTFDEVHNANHIVGKVKIEDRRFASDFRSQNQQTSKLGINTWMAAQYIQDKNDGRNVTLLSATPFTNKPLEYYSILSLIANKRLEESGYFNVNTFFETFMEADNDMEIDAKGDVKFKANVRRFKNNSLFQQLLSEFIDIKGEEDNPELIRPNKINKEYKIEQNDLTKDQYDLLNENFSETEKGAILTHILNARLIAISPYLSPYYDDEEPSVKEFIENSPKLKQTMDLIRQNKKDLPESGQIIYSELAVAQFPKLKEYLITEIGYKPEEIGIINGATNKNQRISIQNDFNEGKIKVVIGSEAIQEGMNLQENTTDVYMLTLPYNFTSLRQVEGRAWRQGNKNENVRINFMLTNDSIDVFMLQKLQSKQARYLEAMKKGADVLDVSDISTQELKTSIITNPETRANIEIELMKKRIESEKNKHLADSAFVLRKYEDVLKVQELVTKAEHSYNRIEGYSKNGDANAEYWATQLPSYQKTIDLHKVQVQEVIENLAQKGIDVTQIEFQTKMTEDKIAELDKKLEELPAVRESLVVQYKIEKAEQLKINEHKDYVKERTIENSVLYNAFLKVKSINDVEFKNSLDKSLNQIEEINLKDVPAVIRKR comes from the coding sequence GTGAAAGATGAAGATTTTTTTAATGAGATAAATGATGACATTTCTGTAGTTGAAGGAAATAAAAAGGAACTTATTGTTTTCACAAACAGTAAGGATACGCTTTCATTCTTGGAGCTTCTTCAATTGAACAAGCAAGTCAATAATAGAACATTGATTACCCTTAATTCAGGTTCAAATAGCAAAAAGTTCCTCAATAGATACCAGAATTATGATGGTAAAATGTTTCTTTGTCTTACCGGGGATAGAACGGGAAATGCAATAACCAGGAAAATTCTTACAGAATTTAATGGCAAAAATATCAAAGACGTTCGTCCTTTGTATGAAATTTCTGAAAATGGGAATCAAGACCTGACCGAATATCTACAGAATAAACTCAAGCTTCAAGATAAAAATACTAATTTAGTTGAACCAAAAATTTCTGAAAATGAAAGCAATGCAATTGAATCCGGAAGAACATCCGATTCTCAGCAAGTGGGAAACGGAACACCTGAACAAAACCCTGGAGAACCTAGCCCTAAGATCCAATCCGAGCAAAACGGAAGTTACGGAAGCGGACAAGCAGTGGGCAGCAACAATGCTGGAAATGGACTTGCAAGCGCAGAGCGGAGCAATTTGGGAAACCGAGACCGAGGAAGAGGATCCTATGACGACTCACAACAGAATAATGTTGGAGAGACTCAAGGACGTTCCGTGGGCGGAATCGTACCCGGGAGAACTGTATCCGATAGAAGAAGACCTGATGGAGGACTTTCCGAGATAAGTGAGGAGTCAACAAATAATGTAGAGTTAGATGCTCTTATTTCAAAATATAAAGGGCAAAAACTGAATAATGATCAAGTTGCAGAAGTAGTTTCTGCAGCTTGTTTTGTTTCCGACAATCACAAAATTAATCTGAAGGAAAATCTTAACATCACTTATGACTTAATAGAAATTTGCAGCCAATTCCAAAGTGGCGGGACGGCAAAAGAAGGGAGAGGGATTTTAGACGAATATTATACGCAGGAAAAAATTGTTGATTCAGTTCATAATTTAATTAAAGACCATTTCAAAACTCAAAAAGAGATTTCCGTTTTAGAACCAAGTGTTGGAACTGGAAATTTCATCTATGCTACTCACGGATTATCTGTAAATTCTAAAATTACAGGTTTTGAAATCAACGAGACCACCGCAAAAATTGCTAAAATTCTGCATCCCGAATCTGACATCAATCTTCGTTCGTTTGAAACTGAATTCATTGACGAAAAAGGAAATAAAAAGGACTTTTCTCAGCAATACGATTTGGTAATTGGAAATCCGCCCTATGGTGAACATCGGGGACTTTACAAAGGGTTGGGAGAAGAGCCTAAAATTTCAAAATACGAAGATTATTTCGTTAAACGTTCACTTGACTCTTTAAAACCAAACGGCGTTTTGGCGATGGTTCTTCCATCAGGTTGGCTCAACCGACAAAAGAATTTGCAGAATGCTAGTGTTTTGGAAGGTTTCCGTTTACCCAATGGCGCTTTTGCAGGAACACAAATCGGAACCGACATTATCATTCTAAGAAAAAACACTCAAAATATCTCGACGGATATTTCTAATTATTTTGAAAATAATCCAACAAGAATTTTGGGAGAAACCCGAGAAAAAACCAACCGTTTTGGTCGATTAGAAAAATATATTCACGGTAATTTAGATGAAGCTTTATTTAAGATTGAACAGTTTAAAAATAGGAATGAAACCCAGCGGATCGGAAATCTGTTTGAAGATTTGTTTTTAGAGGAAGAACCTAAAGCTGAAAATAAAGTTCCTGTACCCAAAAAAGGAAGTGCAGAAATCGAAGATTCTACGAGGATTACAAACCAAAATGAAAATGAACTCAATGTAAGAGAAACTCAAGAAAAAATTGACCAGGTACTTTCCAAACTTAATGACATCAAGTTTAAATCTCCCACAATTACGACTGAAATTAGCAAGTATCAAAAACTGCGCGAAGATCTAATCACAAAGCCGAAATCGTTTTCTGATGAAAAATTAAAAGAATTGATTGAAAAAAGTGATAGGATTATTTCTATTTACAATACCAAAAATCAGAACGAGTATAAACTTCAAACAAAACCGGAAATAAAGAAAGGTGTTTTAAAATATCAATTCTCAAAACAGGATGAAATTGTAAATACTTCCTTGCAAAATAGTTCTGATATTACGAAAGAACAAATTGAAGCATTCAGAGATACCTCTTATGACGGCACATTAAATAATCGTGGAAAGCACCATCAGTTTGCGAACTTCATTGATGGAAACTGGGTTCACGATTTTTATTATACTGAAGGAAATATTTACGCAAAACTGGAACAGCTGGAGCGGGATTTTTGCCGAAGTTCGGCTTCCAATTTTTTAATTAATGATAAAATTGGCGCCGGCACTGCCGGTCAATACGAAAAACAAAAAGCATTATTAGAAAATGTACTACCAAAAGCGAAATCGCTAGATGAGATTTATATCAGTCCGAATCACGAGTTCGTACACAAATTTGAGCTAGGTCAAATAGAGAAAGACCAATATAATCATGTTACAAAACGTACCGAATCAGTCATCGTAGATTACAATCTTGCCGAAAGATTCAAAGATTTTCTCGGCACTTTGTCAAGTGAAGCCTTTGCGGGTTCTTCAGCTTGGGAAGTAAAAAGTTTTGTAGATAATGAAACAGTTACAGGAAGCGATAAAGAGAGGAATGCGTTAGTCAGAGAAAGGCGAAAAGCTGCTGCGAATGATTTGTTTTACAAATTTGTCCGGGAGGAACTTTCCGATGATATTAGAAATCGTTTTGTAAAAGACTTTAACCGCAATTACAATAATATATACGTTCCGGATTATTCTAAATTCCCATTATTTTCCAGAATCTATCTGCATTTCAGAGGTCAGGAATTGCGATTGACCGAAGTTCAGAAAGCAGGAATCGGAAGACAGACCACAAAAGGAGTAGGGCTCTTAGCGCACGAAGTTGGTTTTGGAAAAACGCTTTCCGGAATCCTTTCGATGCACGAAGCAATGGAGAGGGGAAATGCTAAAAGACCAATCATCGTAGTTCCCAATGACAGCATTCTGAAACAATGGGTGGAAACCATTTTTGAAACCATTCCCAATGGTAAAGTCAATGTTTTAGGGAATTTGGGGAAAGATTATGACCTTTCAAAATTTGATAATAAAGATGGAGAAATTACCATTGTTACTTATGAGGGTTTCAATAATATTGGATTTTCATCAGAAATTACCGAAGAACTTTCTTCAAAATTCAGTTACATCTCTGCAAACGAAATGAAGGGCATTACCAATACGGAAAGAGACCTCCAAATTGAACTTCAGAAAGAAAAGGAGATTGAGGGAAAAATGAAGCGTGGTAAAATCTATGATTGGGAAGATTTTGGATTCGACCATTTGACCTTCGACGAAGTTCACAATGCCAATCATATTGTAGGAAAAGTAAAAATTGAGGACCGAAGATTTGCTTCCGATTTCAGAAGTCAAAACCAACAGACTTCCAAATTGGGAATCAATACCTGGATGGCAGCTCAGTACATTCAAGACAAAAATGATGGCAGAAATGTAACCTTGCTTTCCGCAACGCCTTTTACCAACAAACCCCTGGAGTATTATTCCATTCTTTCTTTAATAGCAAATAAAAGATTAGAAGAATCGGGGTATTTCAATGTGAATACATTCTTCGAGACCTTTATGGAAGCGGATAATGATATGGAGATTGATGCAAAAGGTGATGTGAAGTTTAAAGCCAATGTTCGGAGATTTAAAAACAATTCGCTGTTTCAACAACTGTTATCTGAATTTATCGATATAAAAGGAGAGGAGGATAACCCTGAATTGATTCGTCCCAACAAAATCAACAAAGAGTATAAAATTGAGCAGAATGATCTGACAAAAGATCAATATGACTTGCTCAATGAAAATTTCAGTGAAACCGAAAAGGGTGCAATTCTAACGCATATTCTCAATGCCCGATTAATTGCGATTTCGCCGTATCTATCACCATACTATGATGATGAAGAACCTTCTGTAAAAGAATTTATAGAAAATTCTCCGAAGTTGAAACAGACGATGGATTTAATAAGGCAGAACAAAAAAGATCTTCCCGAATCCGGACAAATTATTTATTCTGAATTAGCTGTTGCTCAATTTCCAAAACTGAAAGAATATCTCATAACAGAAATTGGTTACAAACCCGAAGAAATCGGAATTATTAATGGAGCGACCAATAAAAATCAAAGGATTTCTATTCAAAATGATTTTAATGAAGGAAAAATAAAAGTAGTTATTGGAAGTGAAGCCATTCAGGAAGGAATGAACCTTCAGGAAAATACAACAGATGTTTATATGCTAACGTTGCCATATAATTTTACTTCTTTGCGACAGGTGGAAGGACGGGCGTGGAGACAGGGAAATAAAAACGAAAATGTGAGAATTAATTTTATGCTGACCAATGACAGTATTGATGTTTTTATGCTTCAAAAACTACAATCTAAACAGGCAAGATATTTAGAAGCTATGAAAAAAGGTGCCGATGTTTTGGACGTATCTGATATTAGCACTCAAGAGCTTAAAACTTCCATCATTACCAATCCCGAAACCCGAGCCAATATTGAAATTGAATTAATGAAAAAAAGGATTGAAAGCGAGAAAAATAAGCATCTCGCAGATAGTGCTTTTGTCTTGAGAAAATACGAAGATGTTTTGAAAGTTCAAGAGTTAGTTACCAAAGCTGAGCATTCATATAATAGAATTGAAGGCTATTCGAAAAATGGCGATGCAAATGCTGAATATTGGGCAACCCAATTACCATCATATCAAAAAACAATTGACCTTCATAAAGTTCAAGTACAAGAAGTAATTGAAAATTTAGCTCAGAAAGGAATAGATGTTACTCAAATTGAATTTCAAACCAAAATGACTGAGGATAAGATTGCGGAACTGGATAAGAAGCTGGAAGAACTTCCAGCAGTTAGAGAAAGTCTAGTAGTTCAATATAAAATTGAAAAGGCGGAACAGTTGAAAATTAATGAGCATAAAGATTATGTAAAAGAGAGGACGATTGAAAATAGTGTTCTGTATAATGCTTTTCTGAAAGTAAAGTCTATTAATGATGTTGAATTTAAAAATTCTTTAGATAAATCACTAAATCAAATTGAAGAAATAAATTTGAAAGATGTACCAGCTGTAATCAGAAAAAGATAA